The sequence TGTTGTTGTCAATGGAgaaaatgtcctcttcttcctcAATGTATAGACTCATTTCTGCATTTTGTCCTTTGTCTGCATCCATGACCGTTATCATGCCAACTGGGCTGTTGGGTTGCAGGTTTTCCTGTATGTAGAAAGTGAATGTATCCTGCATGAACTTTGGCTCGTTGTCATTTTTATCTGCCACCAGGACTACCACAGTGGCTGAGCCCTGCAGAACAGGCATGCCTTTGTCTTTGGCGATAACTTTGAACTCATATCGTTCCGTCTGCTCCCTGTCAAGTATGGTGTTGACACGGATGTCACCGGTGTCTGCATCAATGGAAAATATTCCGTTCACAGAGGAGTCCAGGGAGTAAGAGATTTCTGCATTTTTGCCGCTGTCTGCATCTAAAGCCACTACTGTGACGACACGCTCACCGGGAGCATTGTTTTCAGGAAATGAAACTTCCACTGTGCTTTTGCTAAAAACTGGTGGATTGTCATTCATGTCCCCCACTTTCACTATCAATGAATTGTTGCTAGAGAGACTAGGGCTCCCAGAGTCAACAGCAACAATGACCACGTTATACTCCTGCACTGCTTCATAATCAAGTGGTGCTGACGTATGGAGAAAGTActtctttttattcatttcaccCTCAACCTCACTAGCAGGTTTAAGCTGAAATGGAACATCGCCCACTACGGTGCAAGTAACTATACCATTTGGACCTTTATCTCGGTCTGACACTTGGACTAGAGCGATGGGTGTATCGACAATCACATCCTCTGCCACGTTAGCCACTCCATCTTTGAGAAAGATGCGTCCGATTTTTCGAATGTCGATATTGGGGACGTTGTCATTTTCGTCTTTGATATTTATGATGACTGTCGCCTTGTCAGTCTTAGGAGGCTGACCACGGTCACGTGCCATGACTGTGAAGCGAAGCTGGCTCACATCTTCTCGGTCAATTCGGTGCAAAACACTGAGCCAGCCAGTGCTCTCATCTAGCCGCAGCAGTCGTCGCACTGACTCTGTGGCTGCTCCAAAAACATACTCAATCTGTCCATTCACACCAACATCAGTGTCGCCCGCTTTTAGCTGAAGTATGGGGGCACCTGGGGAGCTGTTTTCTGGCAGATCTGCCTCATAAACGCTCTTCTCAAAGCGTGGGTTGTTATCATTCACATCTGTAATCATTACCCTAAGAATGGCTTGGGAGGAGCGTGGGGGGTCGCCCCCATCCCTAACGCGCAGAGTCAGCTCATAGGAGTCGCGCTGCTCTCTGTCCAGTGCCCCTTTGATAATTAGCTGCGGCTGCTTCTCGCCGTCTGTGGTGTCAGCAACTTGAAGTTCAAAGACGCTGCTACGGCTCGCCCCCTCGTCGAACCTCCGCTTGCCCGTGTGAGTGTCAACACTGCCGGAGCTAGAAGTGCCGATCCGTCTGACAGAGCTCTCGCCGTTGTCCTGAATTAACTCATATCGCTCTATTCCATTCCGACCGAAATCTCTGTCGGTGGCCGTGGGCAGGAGATAAAGTGTGCCAATGGGTCTGTTCTCCTCAACGGAGAGGGTGAGAACAGGTGAGGGAAAAGACGGCGTGTTGTCGTTTATGTCTAAAATAATCACTTTGCCCTCAAAGAGATCAACCCAGCTCTGCGCGGGTCCTATCACGGAtacttcaaaatctataaaacaTTCGTTCTCATCAAAAATCATTTGACACTGCGGCAGCTTTTCGCGGTCTATCCGCCGCTCGTTCGTGCTCAGGTCTCCGGTCATGTTATCGATTTTGAAGTATTCGGAGCCGGATTCTAAGGTAAAAGTCACATCCATGCCAGCCGTGATGCCGAGGTCCGCGGCTACATTACCTACCCGGACATCGGCAGGACCCTCCTCAGCCAAGCGGTACCGGAGCACTTGCTTGGCTGCGGGCTGACTCAGCAGCTGCAGAATAAGAAAGCAGTAGCTTAAATAGTCCACAATGCCTGTAGTCCTCATTGCTCCTCGCAGATTTTCCAGCAAAACTGAACGATACTTTTGTTTAACAGCTTTTTCTCGCTTGTGTTAAAGCGCCTGTTTCTCACTGCATGCGTTTTTACAACCGGATACCTCTCTGTGGTTACCAAACTCAGGCAGAATAGCGCATatctgtttttttctctctcgctctctctctctctctctccctctcagaCTAGGCTCGCGCTATTCCTTTTTCATTGATTTGTCCCTCAAAAATATACACAATACTGACAGAAAGTCTTCACAAATTCATTCAATATTAAGCTTGAAATAAACATGCCAAAAATTACTTGCTGAGACTACTCCGTCTTTGCCATGACTTGACATCGCCGAGTCTTTTCATTTAAGGCAGCGAAGCCAGATATTCAATCCATTGCGCAATCGATACATGAGGGTTTTAAATCCAGCTTTCCCAGATGCCAATTCTCCGCTCCAGGTGATATCCCACCATACAGAATAGAAACTGAAATATCAGAACTTCTTGTGCTACGGATATAAACCGCAAATGATCTGTCCTCTCCGTGTGCCTTGTCCGCGCGCACAGATTTCTCCAGTCCACTCAGCGTCTAATAGTTCTTCTCACTTGCACCagagaatgaaaaagaaaaagaaaaatctccGCAGTGCCACTGTGCCGTTCAGCCTTATGGCAAAATGCAAACTGAGCAACAACGGAGTAATAATCCTGGCAGAGATGCTAGGAGTGTGGTATTAAAATTCCAGCGCGAGGACGGTCCCTCTGTCCAGCGCGCGCCTCTCACCTGCAGCAGAAGCGCGTGTGTATCTGCCGCACTCTGCGCgcgagtctctctctctctctctctctctctctctctctctccacccCCTGTGCGACAAACAAAGCTCAACTTGATCGCTTAGTTCTACTGTTTGAGCAGTGTCTCTTCCTCTCATCCTTTTTATTCGAAAGGAAATCTTATTGCAAAATAGTATATTTTACTGTCGAGAAATGAACATTTGGGGACCGTTGGAGGTGCAGTGTGCGAAATATTAAACGCATTCCAAAGgggttctattttttttttttttttttttttttaagggaatAACATTTCTGCTGAGGTTGGTGACGCGCAAACCAAAACTGGTTAGCCAACCGTCAACTATCTAAAATATGTTTCAAAGATTTTTACGATGTGCAAATCTACAATAAAGTGATAAATAATGACAGTACTTATGTTTTGTCGATGCAGTGCGCGTTACGCGTAACGGaactgttgctatggttacatCCTTATTCAAACAAGACTATTTAGCACATTGTGACTATTTTGCATCTAATCTAACTTTGGGGAAGCACATGTTCTTCGATGTAAAATGCGTACTTTTAAGTGGCCTATGTATTTTACATAGTCATATTTTAATTGGGATATCTTATAGTAGAGTGGTTTAGTTTGattgcctgttttttttttattattattattattattttgacacATAATGACGTGTCAGCATATTAAACATATGTTATaatacattcattttaaaaccgATTTGTAAAAATAAGAAGtaaaatctgtttttgtttacaCCCCTTCTTGCTCCGTGCATCCTAACAGTAGTCCATTCATTATCCCACTCCGTGCGTCCATCATCTCGGTTTCGGTGCCCCTTGTGGCTATCCGGTCTGTTAGAATTTACTATATGTGTGAGGTCGTTTGTGATGAAATGTTTTCTTCAGCACAAGTATGCGGTGAGCTCTTCTACTACTTCACACTCATGCTCCCCCATCTGTTATGGTCTTTTTGCGCAGAAAAGGCACCACGGACAGCGACGCTCGGTTGACTCACCGGTGCAAAGGAGTGAGAGAGCGAGTGCAGTGACTCTCCGTGACCAGAACTCTGATGGAGACCATCAAATGCACAGCGCAGAGCTACGATTATATATACCTCTTTTAGTTAATACCATTCGCGTTCCCGTTTTGTGCTATGGCAAATTTATCTAGTAATGCATTTAATCCGTAAACACTTATTCGAGGCATTTATTCATGCTAACTGTACATATTTTGCACTTTGAAAAACTGTGGTGGGGAGGGTTTCGGGGGATATATATGCGGGTTTTGCCCAGCTCAGAGGGCTGAGCTGAGCTGTGACTGGACCAGAGCTGCCGCCTGCAGAAGGAAGCCCCGCTATTCATAATGTGAACAGTGCGCCAAATGTCGCTACACAGCGCCCTCTGTTGTCCTCTTAAATTTATACTGTGCAAATTAGTCATTACTGCATATATGTTGAGCTACAGTTGTAGTATGTACAAAACGGGGTTTCATAATATATCTGCATAGGCTGTCGTCTATCTACTCTCTTTCAATTTCTGAGTCACATTCGGGCACCATTTTCACTCCTATTCCCTGCAGTCCGTTTCTCATTTAAAAGTACTGTCACTCATTAGGACGTTAATGACATTTGAAATGAGTGCTTTCAAAAGCCACTAGAGGGTGTTACCCTTTTTAGTGTAGAGAGCACGGAAGTTAAGAGGTCAACTTTTTAATATAGAGTCATTAATTTCTAGGCTCCTCTCAGGTGGATGTTTCAAGTTGAAATAGATTTTTCaatattcttttgtttataGGTTCCAGTTCACCTAAATGGCATTCATTGTTTATACTGACTAAAGAACCTGAAACATGTAAAGTggacatttaataacatttgaAAGCACATAGGAGCGATACTCTGATGGAATGAGGTCTACCATCAGAGACAGTGAATGACACTACAGAAATGATAGGAGAGGTTTGGATAATTGTACTATTTTAAGATCATTTCAATActgcattttaacattaaaaggtctgataattaaaaattttaaagagTAAGAGAGGTCCAATTAGACCAAATTAGACCAGtaagagaaaaaagaagaaagaaagaaaaaaagaaaatcagtcTAAAAAGAATGATGCTATCTGCCAAACATGGGGAAATTGCATCAGCAAATATGAACAGTGGTTGCAAGTCAAAACAATCTGACAAGCATAGACATTTTTACTGGATAGtcatgcataattaaatattacagaAATACATCCTCAAAAATCACCGAATTGAATCAGCACTTCTGTAAGCAAGTCTGAAAAATGTAGTGGGCTTATGTTTATTATGATATCTAATAAATATCAGGTCATTTAACATGgcatatatgttatatatatatatatatatatatatatatatatatatatatatatatatatgtaacttttttaaatattactttaaGTATAAGAAAGACTAAGAATAAGATATAATATTTTGACAACTGGTGAATTTAGAGTAGTCACTTCCCTTCAGCGAAGCCTGGCTTGAATAAGCGAAGATCACTATGGAggcaaaaaaatcatatttttatgcCATTAATGTAACAAAAATAGGTGATCAAAGCATAAATGATGAGCTTACAACACAAATCATGAGTATTTTTTAGTTTAGGAGTAGTTAGCAGCTTTTAGTTTTGAGCAAGATAGCAAAAAGGTGGAGGGGGGTGTGCAGAGAAAAACAGAATCATATCTGTGTATGATTGATAATAAAGTGCCAAATCTCAGAGAGTGAAAGTGGTAGTGAGAACCTGTGACAAGAATAACCCAGCTTCCACACATTACATTGCAGAGGTGCCACTGAAAGGTGTCACTGCACCTTTTACAAATGTGATGGAAACTGTTCCGTGGAGGTTTATTCGCTCATTGTAAAGGCTATGCTAATCTAATGTGACACAGGTGCATCAGGTGTTTTGGACCATGCATTGCAGTTTGCATTTTGACAATGCACGCAAAGTTAAACCCCCAAGATGGTTAATGTCATATTCATACCTGCTTAGACACTTCTTTGTGGTAATTAGTCAATCACTTCCTTTGCTGAAAGTTTAACTTCAAACAAAAGGATGCAAAGCATTTGTTTCAACATCACAACTTTGATGGAACAGATACAGTATCTTGTGGTCATTTCAAATGGGATCATCAACCGGCAGATTGGAAAATAATTAGCTGAGCGTCGTTCCACATGAAAGCTTCATTTTTATCTTGGATCTGTCATGTGCTTTGCCAAACAACCATAACAATCCTCCCAGCAACAAACACACCCACACTCCTCTGTGTCTTTCCCCTTTTGTTTACTGCAGTGTCGTTAGATGAGGTATGTGGGCAGTAACTTACACCTGCCGATTGTTTGGACTTTGTTGAACAGCAGCACTAGTCTTAATCCCTGCAGGCCAGCAAAACGAAACCACTAGAACATGTATGGTGCTTCTGTTGAGTTAAAAGACAATGCCATTGACCACCTCTGTGAAGTACAAGTAGACTTGCTCTCAGACTTGCTAGAATAGACTGCTATCTTTATGAAACTGCTGGAGGACCTTTTATCTGTTTGGAAGAaggaaacaacaaaataaaatgtataaaaaaactgTGCTGTTTTCAGATGTACATAAACATTTAGTCAATGACATGTACAGATAATTCATAGCTAATTGGTCAATGACAGTAATTGgctattcacttttttttccagCAAAAAAGAGGCATGTGTGTGACATTATTTGCCTAGTTaagatatttgaaaaaaattgtatacagtgttaataaaaactttaaaacttgTTAACCAGGTAACCTTGTTCTCGCCCCTTAAACACTAATGTTGTGTGAccacaatatatatttaaattaatatattgccttcacatgcattatatatattagggctaaTTTAACACGTATATATTAGCACTATAAAAACGCGTATATAAAATACCCTTAACATTCAAGAgcgcaatatcacacaagtgcTGTTTTGTTCCTGAATAGCATGAGTGCAAATGTGATGATTTtatacaagttaaaaaaagaagttaatattgtgatatattttccacacaatattgtctgttttttttcaatattttcaaagaaaatattACTTATAAAGCCAGAGCAGAACTGTTGCGCGTTTTCAAGCAACACataggctgcatccgaaaacctaggtagctgtcttgctgcctcgctatcttataagagaatgacttgtacggcagcatttgtgcatgaaggtacctcacgaaattgatttcggacagacttctgaggcagcgtaacagtttaatgatctacagcaatatagcacaagctttggtgagaactaaaatatttaattactacagtagtaatttctcgatagaaatgatatcaaaattgaaatatgttggtcaaaatcgtacatttatacactgagcagcaaacgcaaccttcggacgccatctttatttttctagctcaactg is a genomic window of Megalobrama amblycephala isolate DHTTF-2021 linkage group LG3, ASM1881202v1, whole genome shotgun sequence containing:
- the pcdh7b gene encoding protocadherin-7b isoform X6, which codes for MRTTGIVDYLSYCFLILQLLSQPAAKQVLRYRLAEEGPADVRVGNVAADLGITAGMDVTFTLESGSEYFKIDNMTGDLSTNERRIDREKLPQCQMIFDENECFIDFEVSVIGPAQSWVDLFEGKVIILDINDNTPSFPSPVLTLSVEENRPIGTLYLLPTATDRDFGRNGIERYELIQDNGESSVRRIGTSSSGSVDTHTGKRRFDEGASRSSVFELQVADTTDGEKQPQLIIKGALDREQRDSYELTLRVRDGGDPPRSSQAILRVMITDVNDNNPRFEKSVYEADLPENSSPGAPILQLKAGDTDVGVNGQIEYVFGAATESVRRLLRLDESTGWLSVLHRIDREDVSQLRFTVMARDRGQPPKTDKATVIINIKDENDNVPNIDIRKIGRIFLKDGVANVAEDVIVDTPIALVQVSDRDKGPNGIVTCTVVGDVPFQLKPASEVEGEMNKKKYFLHTSAPLDYEAVQEYNVVIVAVDSGSPSLSSNNSLIVKVGDMNDNPPVFSKSTVEVSFPENNAPGERVVTVVALDADSGKNAEISYSLDSSVNGIFSIDADTGDIRVNTILDREQTERYEFKVIAKDKGMPVLQGSATVVVLVADKNDNEPKFMQDTFTFYIQENLQPNSPVGMITVMDADKGQNAEMSLYIEEEEDIFSIDNNTGTIFSNMPFDREQKNAYTFRVKAVDGGDPPRSATARVSLSVMDVNDNPPTVTFPMNNSYTLLPPSSNIRTVVRTVSATDTDSGVNANLSYRIVGGNPFKLFEIDAWTGVISLVGKLEQKHFGLHRLVVQVNDSGVPSQSTTTLVHIYVNETLSNATIVEAQVAKSLGTPLNADIAGDPNYDLGKQRLSIAIGVVSGIMTVILIILVVVMARYCRPKNKNGYEAGKKDHEDFFTPQQHDKGKKPKKDKNKKKSKQPLYSSIVTVEASKPNGQRYDGVNEKLSDSPGMGRYRSVNGGPGSPDLARHYKSSSPLPTVQLHPQSPTAGKKHQAVQDLPPANTFVGTGDNISIGSDHCSEYSSQTINKYNKQTLGPCLT
- the pcdh7b gene encoding protocadherin-7b isoform X2; amino-acid sequence: MRTTGIVDYLSYCFLILQLLSQPAAKQVLRYRLAEEGPADVRVGNVAADLGITAGMDVTFTLESGSEYFKIDNMTGDLSTNERRIDREKLPQCQMIFDENECFIDFEVSVIGPAQSWVDLFEGKVIILDINDNTPSFPSPVLTLSVEENRPIGTLYLLPTATDRDFGRNGIERYELIQDNGESSVRRIGTSSSGSVDTHTGKRRFDEGASRSSVFELQVADTTDGEKQPQLIIKGALDREQRDSYELTLRVRDGGDPPRSSQAILRVMITDVNDNNPRFEKSVYEADLPENSSPGAPILQLKAGDTDVGVNGQIEYVFGAATESVRRLLRLDESTGWLSVLHRIDREDVSQLRFTVMARDRGQPPKTDKATVIINIKDENDNVPNIDIRKIGRIFLKDGVANVAEDVIVDTPIALVQVSDRDKGPNGIVTCTVVGDVPFQLKPASEVEGEMNKKKYFLHTSAPLDYEAVQEYNVVIVAVDSGSPSLSSNNSLIVKVGDMNDNPPVFSKSTVEVSFPENNAPGERVVTVVALDADSGKNAEISYSLDSSVNGIFSIDADTGDIRVNTILDREQTERYEFKVIAKDKGMPVLQGSATVVVLVADKNDNEPKFMQDTFTFYIQENLQPNSPVGMITVMDADKGQNAEMSLYIEEEEDIFSIDNNTGTIFSNMPFDREQKNAYTFRVKAVDGGDPPRSATARVSLSVMDVNDNPPTVTFPMNNSYTLLPPSSNIRTVVRTVSATDTDSGVNANLSYRIVGGNPFKLFEIDAWTGVISLVGKLEQKHFGLHRLVVQVNDSGVPSQSTTTLVHIYVNETLSNATIVEAQVAKSLGTPLNADIAGDPNYDLGKQRLSIAIGVVSGIMTVILIILVVVMARYCRPKNKNGYEAGKKDHEDFFTPQQHDKGKKPKKDKNKKKSKQPLYSSIVTVEASKPNGQRYDGVNEKLSDSPGMGRYRSVNGGPGSPDLARHYKSSSPLPTVQLHPQSPTAGKKHQAVQDLPPANTFVGTGDNISIGSDHCSEYSSQTINKYNKQPFRRVTFSVVSQPQDPHQGSLQSCYDSGLEESETPSSKSSSGPRLGALPLPEDAYERTTPDGSVGEAEHMENDSRPLPDVAMTGKCTRECDEYGHSDACWMPVRTSPERRPKATPPKLSTFMTSPGGSVAEQPGSQEALAVANGDPSHLLGDRNRNLLNKKMASSSSSYDAFSSAGFSASEETSRPIEEIPLAPTGEYKPTQCGTLTRREVYL
- the pcdh7b gene encoding protocadherin-7b isoform X5, with the translated sequence MRTTGIVDYLSYCFLILQLLSQPAAKQVLRYRLAEEGPADVRVGNVAADLGITAGMDVTFTLESGSEYFKIDNMTGDLSTNERRIDREKLPQCQMIFDENECFIDFEVSVIGPAQSWVDLFEGKVIILDINDNTPSFPSPVLTLSVEENRPIGTLYLLPTATDRDFGRNGIERYELIQDNGESSVRRIGTSSSGSVDTHTGKRRFDEGASRSSVFELQVADTTDGEKQPQLIIKGALDREQRDSYELTLRVRDGGDPPRSSQAILRVMITDVNDNNPRFEKSVYEADLPENSSPGAPILQLKAGDTDVGVNGQIEYVFGAATESVRRLLRLDESTGWLSVLHRIDREDVSQLRFTVMARDRGQPPKTDKATVIINIKDENDNVPNIDIRKIGRIFLKDGVANVAEDVIVDTPIALVQVSDRDKGPNGIVTCTVVGDVPFQLKPASEVEGEMNKKKYFLHTSAPLDYEAVQEYNVVIVAVDSGSPSLSSNNSLIVKVGDMNDNPPVFSKSTVEVSFPENNAPGERVVTVVALDADSGKNAEISYSLDSSVNGIFSIDADTGDIRVNTILDREQTERYEFKVIAKDKGMPVLQGSATVVVLVADKNDNEPKFMQDTFTFYIQENLQPNSPVGMITVMDADKGQNAEMSLYIEEEEDIFSIDNNTGTIFSNMPFDREQKNAYTFRVKAVDGGDPPRSATARVSLSVMDVNDNPPTVTFPMNNSYTLLPPSSNIRTVVRTVSATDTDSGVNANLSYRIVGGNPFKLFEIDAWTGVISLVGKLEQKHFGLHRLVVQVNDSGVPSQSTTTLVHIYVNETLSNATIVEAQVAKSLGTPLNADIAGDPNYDLGKQRLSIAIGVVSGIMTVILIILVVVMARYCRPKNKNGYEAGKKDHEDFFTPQQHDKGKKPKKDKNKKKSKQPLYSSIVTVEASKPNGQRYDGVNEKLSDSPGMGRYRSVNGGPGSPDLARHYKSSSPLPTVQLHPQSPTAGKKHQAVQDLPPANTFVGTGDNISIGSDHCSEYSSQTINKYNKQIEKWKCKWNLLPSKGLLGGISETKLMLKCSSPVL
- the pcdh7b gene encoding protocadherin-7b isoform X1; its protein translation is MRTTGIVDYLSYCFLILQLLSQPAAKQVLRYRLAEEGPADVRVGNVAADLGITAGMDVTFTLESGSEYFKIDNMTGDLSTNERRIDREKLPQCQMIFDENECFIDFEVSVIGPAQSWVDLFEGKVIILDINDNTPSFPSPVLTLSVEENRPIGTLYLLPTATDRDFGRNGIERYELIQDNGESSVRRIGTSSSGSVDTHTGKRRFDEGASRSSVFELQVADTTDGEKQPQLIIKGALDREQRDSYELTLRVRDGGDPPRSSQAILRVMITDVNDNNPRFEKSVYEADLPENSSPGAPILQLKAGDTDVGVNGQIEYVFGAATESVRRLLRLDESTGWLSVLHRIDREDVSQLRFTVMARDRGQPPKTDKATVIINIKDENDNVPNIDIRKIGRIFLKDGVANVAEDVIVDTPIALVQVSDRDKGPNGIVTCTVVGDVPFQLKPASEVEGEMNKKKYFLHTSAPLDYEAVQEYNVVIVAVDSGSPSLSSNNSLIVKVGDMNDNPPVFSKSTVEVSFPENNAPGERVVTVVALDADSGKNAEISYSLDSSVNGIFSIDADTGDIRVNTILDREQTERYEFKVIAKDKGMPVLQGSATVVVLVADKNDNEPKFMQDTFTFYIQENLQPNSPVGMITVMDADKGQNAEMSLYIEEEEDIFSIDNNTGTIFSNMPFDREQKNAYTFRVKAVDGGDPPRSATARVSLSVMDVNDNPPTVTFPMNNSYTLLPPSSNIRTVVRTVSATDTDSGVNANLSYRIVGGNPFKLFEIDAWTGVISLVGKLEQKHFGLHRLVVQVNDSGVPSQSTTTLVHIYVNETLSNATIVEAQVAKSLGTPLNADIAGDPNYDLGKQRLSIAIGVVSGIMTVILIILVVVMARYCRPKNKNGYEAGKKDHEDFFTPQQHDKGKKPKKDKNKKKSKQPLYSSIVTVEASKPNGQRYDGVNEKLSDSPGMGRYRSVNGGPGSPDLARHYKSSSPLPTVQLHPQSPTAGKKHQAVQDLPPANTFVGTGDNISIGSDHCSEYSSQTINKYNKQPFRRVTFSVVSQPQDPHQGSLQSCYDSGLEESETPSSKSSSGPRLGALPLPEDAYERTTPDGSVGEAEHMENGPLTHTHSLQGRRCVIGSEAVPVNGDLCVYINSRPLPDVAMTGKCTRECDEYGHSDACWMPVRTSPERRPKATPPKLSTFMTSPGGSVAEQPGSQEALAVANGDPSHLLGDRNRNLLNKKMASSSSSYDAFSSAGFSASEETSRPIEEIPLAPTGEYKPTQCGTLTRREVYL
- the pcdh7b gene encoding protocadherin-7b isoform X4, producing MRTTGIVDYLSYCFLILQLLSQPAAKQVLRYRLAEEGPADVRVGNVAADLGITAGMDVTFTLESGSEYFKIDNMTGDLSTNERRIDREKLPQCQMIFDENECFIDFEVSVIGPAQSWVDLFEGKVIILDINDNTPSFPSPVLTLSVEENRPIGTLYLLPTATDRDFGRNGIERYELIQDNGESSVRRIGTSSSGSVDTHTGKRRFDEGASRSSVFELQVADTTDGEKQPQLIIKGALDREQRDSYELTLRVRDGGDPPRSSQAILRVMITDVNDNNPRFEKSVYEADLPENSSPGAPILQLKAGDTDVGVNGQIEYVFGAATESVRRLLRLDESTGWLSVLHRIDREDVSQLRFTVMARDRGQPPKTDKATVIINIKDENDNVPNIDIRKIGRIFLKDGVANVAEDVIVDTPIALVQVSDRDKGPNGIVTCTVVGDVPFQLKPASEVEGEMNKKKYFLHTSAPLDYEAVQEYNVVIVAVDSGSPSLSSNNSLIVKVGDMNDNPPVFSKSTVEVSFPENNAPGERVVTVVALDADSGKNAEISYSLDSSVNGIFSIDADTGDIRVNTILDREQTERYEFKVIAKDKGMPVLQGSATVVVLVADKNDNEPKFMQDTFTFYIQENLQPNSPVGMITVMDADKGQNAEMSLYIEEEEDIFSIDNNTGTIFSNMPFDREQKNAYTFRVKAVDGGDPPRSATARVSLSVMDVNDNPPTVTFPMNNSYTLLPPSSNIRTVVRTVSATDTDSGVNANLSYRIVGGNPFKLFEIDAWTGVISLVGKLEQKHFGLHRLVVQVNDSGVPSQSTTTLVHIYVNETLSNATIVEAQVAKSLGTPLNADIAGDPNYDLGKQRLSIAIGVVSGIMTVILIILVVVMARYCRPKNKNGYEAGKKDHEDFFTPQQHDKGKKPKKDKNKKKSKQPLYSSIVTVEASKPNGQRYDGVNEKLSDSPGMGRYRSVNGGPGSPDLARHYKSSSPLPTVQLHPQSPTAGKKHQAVQDLPPANTFVGTGDNISIGSDHCSEYSSQTINKYNKQPFRRVTFSVVSQPQDPHQGSLQSCYDSGLEESETPSSKSSSGPRLGALPLPEDAYERTTPDGSVGEAEHMENGEKEH
- the pcdh7b gene encoding protocadherin-7b isoform X3 — protein: MRTTGIVDYLSYCFLILQLLSQPAAKQVLRYRLAEEGPADVRVGNVAADLGITAGMDVTFTLESGSEYFKIDNMTGDLSTNERRIDREKLPQCQMIFDENECFIDFEVSVIGPAQSWVDLFEGKVIILDINDNTPSFPSPVLTLSVEENRPIGTLYLLPTATDRDFGRNGIERYELIQDNGESSVRRIGTSSSGSVDTHTGKRRFDEGASRSSVFELQVADTTDGEKQPQLIIKGALDREQRDSYELTLRVRDGGDPPRSSQAILRVMITDVNDNNPRFEKSVYEADLPENSSPGAPILQLKAGDTDVGVNGQIEYVFGAATESVRRLLRLDESTGWLSVLHRIDREDVSQLRFTVMARDRGQPPKTDKATVIINIKDENDNVPNIDIRKIGRIFLKDGVANVAEDVIVDTPIALVQVSDRDKGPNGIVTCTVVGDVPFQLKPASEVEGEMNKKKYFLHTSAPLDYEAVQEYNVVIVAVDSGSPSLSSNNSLIVKVGDMNDNPPVFSKSTVEVSFPENNAPGERVVTVVALDADSGKNAEISYSLDSSVNGIFSIDADTGDIRVNTILDREQTERYEFKVIAKDKGMPVLQGSATVVVLVADKNDNEPKFMQDTFTFYIQENLQPNSPVGMITVMDADKGQNAEMSLYIEEEEDIFSIDNNTGTIFSNMPFDREQKNAYTFRVKAVDGGDPPRSATARVSLSVMDVNDNPPTVTFPMNNSYTLLPPSSNIRTVVRTVSATDTDSGVNANLSYRIVGGNPFKLFEIDAWTGVISLVGKLEQKHFGLHRLVVQVNDSGVPSQSTTTLVHIYVNETLSNATIVEAQVAKSLGTPLNADIAGDPNYDLGKQRLSIAIGVVSGIMTVILIILVVVMARYCRPKNKNGYEAGKKDHEDFFTPQQHDKGKKPKKDKNKKKSKQPLYSSIVTVEASKPNGQRYDGVNEKLSDSPGMGRYRSVNGGPGSPDLARHYKSSSPLPTVQLHPQSPTAGKKHQAVQDLPPANTFVGTGDNISIGSDHCSEYSSQTINKYNKQPFRRVTFSVVSQPQDPHQGSLQSCYDSGLEESETPSSKSSSGPRLGALPLPEDAYERTTPDGSVDSRPLPDVAMTGKCTRECDEYGHSDACWMPVRTSPERRPKATPPKLSTFMTSPGGSVAEQPGSQEALAVANGDPSHLLGDRNRNLLNKKMASSSSSYDAFSSAGFSASEETSRPIEEIPLAPTGEYKPTQCGTLTRREVYL